One window of the Azospirillum sp. TSH100 genome contains the following:
- a CDS encoding sulfotransferase, whose product MAGADAATLASVLRRGGGVGPLHLHRVATAAGAAAVRAPLDLLERRRVERLAGQGRAEGPPPLFILGHWRSGTTHLLNLLAQDPRFAAPDPLTVGLPWGFLGLSSFWRSRLEEWLPPDRIIDAMPVDPTSPQEDELALALMQPLSYYHGIFFPKHLHRAFRRGVLFEGCGPEAVQLWRRRIEHYLTKMQICCGGRRLLIKNPAHTPKLAELLALRPDAVFVHIHRNPYEVFSSTCRMMLTLLRELSLQSYDPRAVDGLVLDLYPAMMARFDRDRALLPPGRLVEIRYDRFVANPLKTLAEVYKELKLGPFAPVQSNMERYLTEVRGYRRARHDLEDPARRTVRRQWAFAFDRWGY is encoded by the coding sequence TTGGCCGGCGCAGACGCCGCAACACTGGCAAGCGTGCTGCGCCGTGGCGGCGGTGTCGGGCCGCTGCATCTGCACCGCGTCGCGACAGCCGCCGGTGCCGCCGCTGTCCGCGCTCCCCTCGACCTGCTGGAGCGGCGGCGGGTCGAGCGGCTGGCGGGGCAGGGCAGGGCCGAAGGGCCACCGCCGCTGTTCATCCTGGGCCATTGGCGCAGCGGCACCACCCATCTGCTGAACCTGCTGGCGCAAGACCCGCGGTTTGCCGCTCCCGATCCGCTGACGGTCGGCCTGCCTTGGGGTTTCCTCGGCCTGAGTTCCTTCTGGCGATCACGGCTTGAGGAATGGCTGCCGCCCGACCGCATCATCGACGCCATGCCGGTCGACCCGACTTCCCCGCAAGAGGACGAACTGGCCCTGGCCCTGATGCAGCCGCTGTCCTACTACCACGGCATTTTCTTCCCGAAACACCTGCACCGGGCCTTCCGCCGGGGCGTGCTGTTCGAGGGCTGCGGACCGGAGGCTGTCCAGCTTTGGCGCCGCCGGATCGAGCATTACCTGACCAAGATGCAGATTTGCTGCGGCGGCCGGCGCCTGCTGATCAAGAATCCGGCCCACACGCCGAAACTGGCGGAACTGCTGGCCCTGCGCCCCGACGCGGTTTTCGTCCACATCCACCGGAACCCCTACGAGGTGTTCAGTTCCACCTGCCGCATGATGCTGACCCTGCTGCGGGAGTTGTCGCTGCAATCCTATGATCCGCGGGCGGTGGATGGGCTGGTTCTGGATCTCTATCCGGCAATGATGGCGCGGTTCGACCGCGACCGGGCGCTGCTGCCTCCCGGCCGGCTGGTCGAGATCCGTTACGACCGCTTCGTCGCCAACCCGCTGAAGACGCTGGCCGAGGTCTATAAAGAACTCAAACTTGGCCCCTTCGCGCCGGTGCAGTCGAATATGGAGCGGTATCTGACGGAGGTGCGCGGCTATCGCCGTGCCCGGCACGATCTGGAGGATCCGGCCCGCCGGACGGTGCGCCGCCAGTGGGCCTTCGCCTTCGACCGCTGGGGATATTGA
- the mazG gene encoding nucleoside triphosphate pyrophosphohydrolase yields the protein MNRNIDRLIDVMARLRNPDGGCPWDLEQTYRSIAPHTIEEAYEVADAIEKDDKVALREEVGDLLFQVVYYTQMAREEGLFDFDEVAGVITDKMIRRHPHVFGPEEVTSSDQQTSRWEDHKAAERAAKAAEEGRAPSALEGVIAGLPALTRALKLQNRAARVGFDWTDARDILDKIEEEVRELRAEMDAGSAQERVADELGDLLFALVNLARRLKVEPEAALRGTNAKFERRFHRIEALLASGGRKPQDATLDEMEALWQQAKREERGEA from the coding sequence ATGAACCGCAACATCGACCGGCTGATCGACGTGATGGCGCGGCTGCGGAATCCCGACGGCGGCTGCCCGTGGGATCTGGAGCAGACCTACCGCTCCATCGCGCCGCACACGATCGAAGAGGCCTATGAGGTCGCCGACGCCATCGAGAAGGACGACAAGGTCGCCCTGCGCGAAGAGGTGGGCGATCTGCTGTTCCAGGTCGTCTATTACACCCAGATGGCACGCGAAGAAGGCCTGTTCGACTTCGACGAAGTGGCTGGCGTCATCACCGACAAGATGATCCGGCGCCATCCCCATGTCTTCGGACCGGAAGAGGTGACGTCGTCGGACCAGCAGACCTCGCGCTGGGAAGACCACAAGGCGGCGGAGCGGGCGGCGAAGGCCGCAGAGGAAGGTCGGGCGCCATCGGCGCTTGAAGGGGTGATCGCCGGGCTGCCGGCGCTGACCCGGGCGCTGAAGCTGCAGAACCGTGCGGCGCGGGTCGGCTTCGATTGGACCGATGCCCGCGACATCCTCGACAAGATCGAGGAGGAGGTTCGCGAACTGCGGGCCGAGATGGATGCCGGTTCGGCACAGGAACGCGTAGCCGACGAGTTGGGGGACCTGCTGTTCGCCCTGGTCAACCTCGCCCGCCGGCTGAAGGTCGAGCCGGAAGCCGCCCTGCGCGGCACCAACGCCAAGTTCGAGCGCCGCTTTCACCGGATCGAGGCGCTGCTCGCCAGCGGTGGGCGCAAGCCACAGGACGCGACACTGGACGAGATGGAAGCGCTTTGGCAGCAGGCCAAGCGCGAGGAACGCGGCGAAGCCTGA
- a CDS encoding lysophospholipid acyltransferase family protein: MARRLRRGFHAVRLARPGWPILPPGRPVIVYLNHPSWWDPALLIVMGTIHFHSRPGYGPIDAEMLRRYRFMRRIGLFGLEPGRAGAVSFLRNAEHILADPRAMLWVTAEGAFTDPRRRPVTLRPGIAHLVRRMPAALVVPLAVEYPFWDERTPEALMRFGTTMEAASLAGLAVPDIAAKLEGRLETVMDQLALDAGSRDPSRFLTLIEGTVGIGGVYDLWRRVRAWAGGQSFSAAHGQVQRKVGQREVKRP; encoded by the coding sequence ATGGCACGGCGACTGCGCCGTGGCTTCCACGCGGTCCGGTTGGCGCGGCCGGGCTGGCCGATCCTGCCGCCGGGCCGGCCAGTCATCGTCTATCTGAACCACCCGTCCTGGTGGGATCCGGCGCTGCTGATCGTGATGGGGACCATCCATTTCCACAGCCGGCCCGGCTATGGGCCGATCGACGCGGAGATGCTGCGCCGCTACCGCTTCATGCGTCGCATAGGCCTGTTCGGGCTGGAGCCCGGCCGTGCCGGAGCCGTCTCCTTCCTGCGCAACGCCGAACACATTCTGGCCGACCCGCGTGCCATGCTGTGGGTCACCGCGGAGGGTGCCTTCACCGATCCGCGCCGCCGCCCGGTGACCCTGCGGCCGGGCATCGCCCATCTGGTCCGCCGCATGCCCGCCGCCCTGGTGGTGCCGCTGGCGGTGGAATATCCCTTCTGGGATGAACGCACGCCGGAGGCCCTGATGCGCTTCGGCACAACCATGGAGGCAGCATCCCTCGCCGGGCTGGCCGTACCGGACATCGCGGCGAAGTTGGAGGGACGGCTGGAGACGGTTATGGACCAGCTGGCACTGGATGCAGGGAGCCGCGACCCGTCGCGCTTCCTGACGCTGATCGAGGGCACGGTCGGGATCGGCGGCGTTTACGACCTGTGGCGCCGGGTCCGCGCCTGGGCCGGCGGACAGAGCTTCTCGGCGGCGCATGGGCAGGTGCAGAGAAAGGTTGGGCAGCGGGAGGTGAAGCGGCCATGA
- a CDS encoding NAD(P)/FAD-dependent oxidoreductase, which translates to MTDRIAVIGGGLGGLAAAVVLAARGHKVMLLEKNGWVGGKAAVLEEGGFRFDMGPTILTVPRVLRRILEEAGCDLDHELELVRLEPQWRCFFDDGTVLDLSETVGTMAAELDRLAPGRGAGEGYCRFQALSERLHGISERFFFWKSVEDLGDTLNFRNSFNASTLSDVLALRMGSTVAGTIRSHVPDARAAQMLDHFTQYVGSSPYGSPAVLCAIAHMQTNDGVWYPIGGTRAVPMALERVARRLGVDIRTNTGVRRLQVEHGRVVAVETDGGERIPVSAAVSNMDSVRTYQELVGGQPAKRFAKRRSYEPACSGVVFYLGLDRAYDHLLHHDFVFSRDPEEEFDWIYRQGEPAPDPTCYIAAPARTDPAVAPKGGEALYVLVHTPYLRSRHDWNRMLPAYRRVVFDKLRRTAGLTDLEDRIRVEHVLTPQDIHDRYTVLNGAIYGLASHGRFMGAFKPGNRSRDVKGLYLAGGAAHPGPGMPMVLMSGWIAADSLDQDMRDGARDAARDATRAVA; encoded by the coding sequence ATGACGGATCGGATCGCGGTGATCGGCGGCGGCCTGGGCGGGCTGGCAGCGGCGGTGGTGCTGGCGGCGCGCGGGCACAAGGTGATGTTGCTGGAAAAGAACGGCTGGGTCGGCGGCAAGGCGGCGGTACTGGAGGAAGGCGGCTTCCGCTTCGACATGGGGCCGACCATCCTGACGGTGCCGCGGGTCCTGCGCCGCATCCTGGAAGAGGCCGGCTGCGATCTGGACCACGAACTGGAGTTGGTTCGGCTGGAACCGCAATGGCGCTGCTTCTTCGACGACGGCACGGTGCTGGATCTGTCGGAGACTGTCGGGACCATGGCGGCCGAACTGGATCGGCTGGCGCCCGGCCGGGGGGCGGGGGAGGGCTACTGTCGCTTCCAGGCGCTGTCGGAGCGGTTGCACGGCATCTCCGAGCGCTTCTTCTTCTGGAAGTCGGTGGAGGATCTGGGTGACACGCTGAACTTCCGGAACAGCTTCAACGCCAGCACGCTGTCCGACGTGCTGGCTCTGCGCATGGGCAGCACGGTGGCCGGCACCATCCGCAGCCATGTGCCGGACGCGCGGGCGGCGCAGATGCTGGACCACTTCACCCAATATGTCGGCTCATCTCCCTACGGCTCGCCGGCGGTGCTGTGCGCCATCGCGCATATGCAGACCAATGACGGCGTCTGGTATCCGATCGGCGGCACCCGTGCCGTGCCGATGGCGCTGGAGCGGGTGGCACGGCGGCTGGGCGTGGACATCCGCACCAACACGGGCGTCCGTCGTTTGCAGGTGGAGCATGGCCGCGTGGTGGCGGTCGAGACCGACGGTGGAGAACGCATCCCGGTTTCGGCGGCGGTATCGAACATGGATTCGGTCCGCACCTACCAGGAACTGGTCGGTGGACAGCCGGCCAAGCGCTTTGCCAAACGCCGCAGCTACGAGCCCGCCTGTTCCGGGGTGGTGTTCTATCTGGGGCTGGACCGCGCTTATGACCATCTGCTGCACCATGACTTCGTCTTTTCCCGCGACCCGGAGGAGGAGTTCGACTGGATCTATCGCCAGGGGGAACCGGCTCCCGATCCGACCTGCTACATCGCCGCTCCCGCCCGTACCGATCCGGCCGTGGCGCCAAAGGGGGGCGAAGCCCTGTATGTACTGGTCCACACCCCCTATCTGCGGTCGCGCCATGACTGGAACCGCATGCTGCCGGCTTATCGCCGCGTCGTGTTCGACAAGCTGAGGCGCACCGCAGGGCTGACCGATCTGGAGGACCGCATCCGGGTCGAACATGTCCTGACCCCGCAGGACATCCACGACCGCTACACTGTGCTGAACGGTGCCATATACGGCTTGGCGAGCCACGGCCGTTTCATGGGCGCCTTCAAGCCCGGCAACCGCTCGCGCGACGTGAAGGGGCTCTATCTGGCCGGCGGAGCCGCCCATCCGGGGCCGGGCATGCCGATGGTGCTGATGTCCGGCTGGATCGCCGCCGACAGTCTGGATCAGGACATGCGTGACGGCGCGCGGGATGCTGCCCGTGACGCCACCCGCGCCGTGGCCTGA
- the crtI gene encoding phytoene desaturase family protein: MLLALTGAKVTVLERQDRIGGRSAGFSLDGYRFDSGPTFFLYPRILEEIFAACGRRLSDEVDLVRLDPLYRLVFEGGGELRVHAQVKALMAEIARLNPQDSDGLPRFLADNRAKMERFRPVLESDFSSPWSLASLPMLKALGRLAPHRSVDADLSRYFRDPRIRLAFSFQSKYLGMSPFRCPSLFTILSFLEHEHGVFHPRGGTEAVMEAMRRTAESLGVAIRLNETVRHISFQGRRAVGVRTKAGDYPADALVINADFARAMTTLVPDDLRRRWSDARLATKKFSCSTFMLYLGIEGKLDGLDHHTVFLAEDYARNLAEIEECRELPRRPSIYVQNACVTDPQLAPPGGSTLYILVPVGHQRGHIDWKTEAPHYRRLILDRLAGFGLTDLERRIRVERVVTPADWESQFAVHRGATFNLAHSLDQMLHRRPRNRFEDLDGVYLVGGGTHPGSGLPVIFEGARITARLLAQELGLPTPWRTKTIGVSGMLRQAIAGGIA, from the coding sequence ATGCTCCTGGCGCTCACCGGGGCGAAGGTGACGGTGTTGGAGCGGCAGGACCGCATCGGCGGCCGGTCGGCGGGCTTCTCGCTTGATGGCTACCGCTTCGACAGCGGCCCGACCTTCTTCCTCTATCCCCGCATCCTGGAGGAAATCTTCGCAGCCTGTGGCCGGCGCCTGTCGGACGAGGTCGATCTGGTCCGCCTCGACCCGCTTTACCGGCTGGTGTTCGAAGGTGGCGGCGAACTGCGCGTTCATGCTCAGGTGAAAGCACTGATGGCGGAAATCGCCAGGCTCAACCCGCAAGACTCCGACGGGCTGCCGCGCTTCCTCGCCGACAACCGCGCGAAGATGGAGCGTTTCCGTCCGGTTCTGGAATCGGACTTTTCCAGCCCATGGTCGCTGGCCTCGCTGCCCATGTTGAAGGCCTTGGGCCGACTGGCGCCCCACCGGTCGGTGGATGCGGATTTATCCCGCTATTTCCGGGATCCGCGCATCCGCCTCGCTTTCTCGTTCCAGAGCAAATATCTGGGCATGTCGCCCTTCCGCTGTCCCAGCCTGTTCACCATCCTGTCCTTTCTGGAGCATGAACATGGTGTCTTCCATCCACGCGGCGGGACGGAAGCGGTGATGGAGGCGATGCGCCGAACGGCGGAAAGCCTGGGCGTCGCCATCCGGCTGAACGAAACGGTGCGGCACATCAGCTTCCAAGGCCGCCGCGCCGTCGGCGTGCGGACGAAGGCCGGCGATTATCCGGCGGACGCGCTGGTCATCAATGCCGACTTCGCCCGCGCCATGACGACGCTGGTTCCCGACGATCTGCGACGGCGCTGGAGCGACGCCCGCCTCGCCACCAAGAAATTCTCCTGCTCCACCTTCATGCTGTATCTCGGCATTGAGGGCAAACTGGACGGGCTGGATCACCACACCGTCTTTCTGGCGGAGGATTACGCCCGCAATCTCGCGGAGATCGAGGAATGCAGGGAATTGCCGCGTCGGCCGTCGATCTATGTGCAGAACGCCTGCGTCACCGATCCGCAACTGGCGCCGCCCGGCGGCAGCACGCTCTACATCCTGGTCCCGGTCGGCCACCAGCGCGGCCACATCGACTGGAAGACCGAGGCGCCGCACTACCGCCGGCTCATCCTCGATCGATTAGCCGGCTTCGGGCTGACGGATCTGGAACGCCGCATCCGGGTGGAGCGGGTCGTGACGCCGGCCGACTGGGAAAGCCAGTTCGCCGTGCACCGCGGTGCCACCTTCAATCTGGCGCACAGCCTCGACCAGATGTTGCACCGCCGCCCACGCAACCGGTTCGAGGATCTGGACGGCGTCTATCTGGTGGGGGGCGGCACCCATCCTGGCAGCGGGTTGCCGGTCATCTTTGAGGGCGCACGCATCACGGCGCGGCTGCTGGCCCAGGAACTGGGCCTGCCGACGCCCTGGCGCACCAAGACCATCGGCGTGTCCGGCATGCTGAGGCAGGCCATTGCAGGGGGGATCGCATGA
- a CDS encoding MarR family winged helix-turn-helix transcriptional regulator codes for MLADSGFSTSAIAPLMLLAELGDGLRQRELAEEMGVEGPSLVRLLDGLEAAGLLERREDACDRRAKTLHMTDAGRHLLVQVNEALNDVRQRLMAEATEADVEACYRVLSIIEANAKREQT; via the coding sequence GTGCTGGCGGACAGCGGATTTTCCACCTCGGCCATCGCGCCGCTGATGCTGCTGGCCGAACTCGGCGACGGGTTGCGGCAGCGCGAACTGGCTGAGGAGATGGGAGTCGAAGGTCCGTCGCTCGTCCGTCTGCTCGATGGGCTGGAAGCGGCCGGATTGCTGGAGCGGCGCGAGGATGCCTGCGACCGACGGGCAAAGACTCTGCACATGACCGATGCCGGCCGGCACCTGTTGGTGCAGGTGAACGAGGCGCTGAACGATGTCCGCCAGCGGCTGATGGCAGAGGCGACGGAGGCCGACGTGGAGGCCTGTTATCGCGTGCTTTCCATCATCGAAGCCAACGCCAAGCGTGAACAGACCTGA
- a CDS encoding HlyD family secretion protein, which yields MTFLPSFRALARIAVTLLMTVAAVGGGLWLWDYYMNEPWTRDGRVRADIVQVSSDVAGLVTDVRVTDNQLVHKGDVLFIVDPGRYRLAVEQAQANLDSAKAELAYRTAEARRYEQLGTNVVSTAQKQEVASAMSKAAATAKQTEAALDLARFNLDRTEVKATVDGYVTNLQLKTGNYVAAGQAVVALIDSHSFYVMGYFEETKLPRIRVGAPVSVRIMGAGADLRGRVDSITRAIVDRDRAEGTGLVANVNPTFNWVRLAQRIPVRIALDDVPDGLQLVAGRTATVSVIGTLGNAPTGSPKVAQLPAGQ from the coding sequence TTGACATTTCTTCCTTCCTTCCGGGCATTGGCCCGGATCGCCGTGACCCTGCTGATGACCGTGGCGGCGGTCGGCGGTGGGCTGTGGCTCTGGGATTATTACATGAACGAGCCCTGGACCCGTGACGGCCGTGTCCGCGCCGACATCGTCCAGGTTTCCTCCGATGTCGCCGGTCTGGTGACCGACGTGCGGGTGACCGACAACCAGCTGGTCCACAAGGGCGATGTGCTGTTCATCGTCGATCCCGGCCGGTACCGGCTGGCCGTTGAGCAGGCGCAGGCGAACCTCGACAGTGCCAAGGCCGAACTGGCCTATCGCACCGCCGAGGCGCGCCGGTACGAGCAGCTGGGCACCAACGTCGTCTCCACCGCCCAGAAGCAGGAGGTGGCGTCGGCGATGTCCAAGGCCGCCGCCACCGCCAAGCAGACCGAGGCGGCGCTCGACCTCGCCCGCTTCAACCTGGACCGGACGGAGGTCAAGGCGACGGTTGATGGCTATGTCACCAACCTTCAGTTGAAAACCGGCAACTATGTCGCCGCCGGGCAGGCGGTGGTGGCGCTGATCGACAGCCATTCCTTCTATGTCATGGGCTATTTCGAGGAAACCAAGCTTCCGCGCATCCGTGTCGGTGCTCCGGTGTCCGTCCGGATCATGGGGGCCGGTGCCGATCTGCGCGGCCGGGTCGACAGCATCACCCGTGCCATCGTCGACCGTGACCGGGCGGAGGGCACCGGGCTGGTCGCCAATGTCAACCCGACCTTCAACTGGGTGCGGCTGGCCCAACGCATCCCCGTGCGCATTGCACTGGACGATGTGCCGGATGGCCTGCAACTGGTCGCCGGCCGCACCGCGACGGTGTCGGTGATCGGCACCCTCGGCAACGCTCCCACCGGCTCGCCGAAGGTCGCCCAGCTGCCGGCCGGGCAGTGA
- a CDS encoding glycosyltransferase family 2 protein, with amino-acid sequence MILIDVIAALCLILALLPLGQGIMNLTLYRRPTAEPPPDTAVSILIPARNEEPGIAAAVEAALLSRGVEVEVVVLDDHSTDRTAEIVRAIAARDLRVRLEPAPPLPPGWSGKQHACQVLAGLARHPVLLFQDADVQLSPAAARLTSGTLLSGQNGLVSGFPREETGTLAEALVIPLIHFLLLGYLPMAGMRRSTDPRFGAACGQLIAVRQEAYLKAGGHAAIAASLHDGVTLPRAFRRAGQGTDLFDATGLAHCRMYRGWREVWSGFSKNATEGIATPAALPVWTLLLFGGHVLPWILLGWAVLLPLPSTAVVLAGLAAAAGLAFRLTLAVRFRQSVGGALLHPVGVLIMLAIQWAALLRARHGTPSEWRGRAYPAGPGADGS; translated from the coding sequence ATGATCCTCATTGACGTGATCGCTGCGCTTTGCCTGATCCTGGCGCTGCTGCCGCTGGGGCAGGGCATCATGAACCTGACCCTCTACCGCCGTCCGACCGCCGAACCGCCGCCGGACACCGCTGTCAGCATCCTGATCCCCGCCCGCAACGAGGAGCCCGGCATCGCCGCTGCCGTCGAGGCCGCGCTGCTCAGCCGCGGCGTCGAAGTGGAGGTCGTGGTGCTGGACGATCACTCCACCGACCGCACGGCGGAAATCGTCCGCGCCATCGCCGCCCGCGACCTACGGGTTCGGCTGGAGCCGGCACCGCCGCTGCCACCGGGCTGGTCGGGCAAGCAGCATGCCTGTCAGGTGCTGGCGGGGCTGGCGCGTCATCCGGTTCTGCTGTTCCAGGATGCCGACGTCCAGCTGTCCCCGGCCGCCGCGCGCCTGACCAGCGGCACCCTGCTGTCGGGACAGAACGGCCTCGTCAGCGGCTTCCCGCGGGAAGAGACCGGAACGCTGGCCGAGGCTTTGGTGATCCCGCTGATCCACTTTCTGCTGCTGGGATACCTGCCGATGGCCGGGATGCGGCGTTCAACCGATCCACGCTTCGGCGCCGCCTGCGGCCAACTGATCGCAGTGCGGCAGGAGGCATATTTGAAGGCCGGCGGCCACGCAGCGATCGCCGCGTCGCTGCATGACGGGGTAACGCTGCCGCGCGCCTTCCGCCGGGCTGGGCAGGGCACCGACCTGTTCGACGCCACCGGCCTTGCCCACTGCCGGATGTATCGAGGCTGGCGGGAGGTTTGGTCCGGATTTTCCAAGAATGCGACGGAAGGGATAGCGACCCCGGCCGCCCTGCCGGTCTGGACCCTGCTGCTGTTCGGTGGTCATGTGCTGCCCTGGATTCTGTTGGGTTGGGCGGTCTTGCTCCCGCTGCCGTCGACTGCGGTCGTCCTGGCCGGTCTGGCGGCAGCGGCGGGGCTGGCTTTCCGCCTGACGTTGGCCGTCCGGTTCCGCCAGAGCGTCGGCGGAGCGCTGCTGCATCCGGTCGGCGTGCTCATCATGCTGGCGATCCAATGGGCGGCCCTCCTGCGCGCCCGCCATGGCACGCCGTCGGAGTGGCGGGGCCGCGCCTATCCGGCCGGGCCGGGAGCGGATGGCTCATGA
- a CDS encoding diguanylate cyclase domain-containing protein: MGLRIRLEIFIITAFLPLVGLVLSLYLQQWNADIEHARQRVLMLAEQGASQQADAIARVRETLQTLILIPAVQRHRSEDCGPPLRRVLSIHLWSTGFAVAAPDGRILCRTLLGGSPVTTVADQDYFRRAVATKTFSTSNFRVGRGSGKPLLAAALPILDDDGEVEAVLLAGLDLKWLGDLSSAAAEAPGTTVTLFDAQGTILAREPGPSPLIGKAMAGHAVTLAIFQADHGIVESAGFEGHPRIIGFATLEDTGGRIAVGVPRDLVLDKVNRKMMWGIAILAGVVATIVVGVWFLLDILVLRGLRDLQQSVTDLSAGRIDSAAKSAANGFRTREIDSAAQAIHDMGATLHGFAYKDQLTALGNRRYLEAKIRELADLPPGRRMTVAALCIDLDDFKPVNDRHGHHVGDAVLAEVGRRLLHCVRDGDEVIRLGGDEFLVCLALPQADWLTPQDVAARIIASLSSPIRLQGVEIGIGCSIGMALWPVDDTDFDTVLRYADQALYAAKHNGRGQVGLHGRPVAADGGSA; encoded by the coding sequence ATGGGACTGCGCATCCGCCTTGAAATTTTCATCATAACCGCCTTCTTGCCATTGGTCGGCCTTGTCCTGTCGCTGTACCTACAGCAATGGAATGCCGATATTGAGCATGCCCGCCAGCGCGTTCTGATGCTTGCCGAGCAGGGCGCTTCCCAGCAGGCCGATGCCATAGCGCGGGTGCGCGAGACGTTGCAGACCTTGATCTTGATCCCAGCGGTCCAGCGGCACAGGTCCGAGGATTGTGGCCCGCCCCTGCGGAGAGTCTTGTCCATTCACCTCTGGAGCACCGGATTTGCCGTGGCCGCGCCCGACGGCCGCATCCTTTGCCGAACATTACTCGGCGGAAGTCCGGTGACGACGGTGGCCGATCAGGACTATTTCAGGCGGGCGGTTGCCACGAAGACGTTCAGCACCAGCAATTTTCGTGTCGGGCGCGGCTCCGGCAAACCTCTTCTGGCCGCCGCCCTGCCCATTCTGGACGACGATGGAGAGGTCGAGGCGGTTCTGCTGGCTGGGCTGGACCTCAAATGGCTCGGCGACCTGTCGAGCGCGGCTGCGGAGGCTCCCGGAACCACGGTCACGCTGTTCGACGCACAAGGAACGATCCTGGCGCGCGAGCCGGGGCCGAGCCCCCTGATCGGCAAGGCCATGGCCGGCCATGCGGTCACACTTGCGATCTTCCAGGCCGACCACGGCATTGTCGAAAGTGCAGGCTTCGAAGGTCACCCACGGATCATCGGCTTTGCAACGCTGGAGGATACCGGCGGGCGGATCGCCGTCGGGGTTCCGCGCGATCTCGTGCTCGACAAGGTGAACCGCAAGATGATGTGGGGCATCGCGATTCTGGCGGGCGTCGTCGCGACCATCGTCGTCGGCGTCTGGTTTCTGCTCGACATCCTCGTCCTGCGCGGGCTGCGTGATCTCCAGCAGTCCGTCACCGACCTGTCGGCGGGGAGGATCGATTCCGCCGCAAAGAGCGCCGCGAACGGATTCCGGACACGGGAGATCGACAGCGCCGCGCAGGCGATCCACGACATGGGCGCCACTCTGCACGGCTTCGCCTACAAGGATCAACTCACCGCCCTGGGGAATCGCCGTTATCTGGAGGCCAAGATCCGGGAGTTGGCCGACCTGCCGCCCGGCAGACGCATGACGGTGGCGGCCCTCTGCATCGACCTGGATGACTTCAAGCCGGTGAACGACCGCCATGGTCACCACGTTGGCGACGCCGTGCTGGCTGAGGTTGGTCGACGGCTTCTGCACTGCGTGCGTGACGGCGACGAGGTCATCCGGCTGGGCGGCGACGAGTTCCTGGTCTGCCTTGCCCTGCCGCAAGCCGACTGGCTGACGCCGCAGGACGTCGCCGCCCGGATCATCGCCTCGCTGTCATCTCCAATAAGGCTGCAAGGGGTGGAGATCGGAATCGGGTGCAGCATCGGGATGGCGCTGTGGCCGGTCGACGACACGGATTTCGACACGGTCCTGCGTTATGCCGATCAGGCCTTGTATGCAGCCAAGCACAACGGACGCGGGCAAGTCGGTCTGCACGGGCGGCCGGTCGCGGCCGACGGCGGTTCCGCATAG